In one Saccharibacillus brassicae genomic region, the following are encoded:
- a CDS encoding 5-methyltetrahydropteroyltriglutamate--homocysteine S-methyltransferase: MQSPVIGTTRTSPPFRCDLVGSFLRPPELLEARRLHREGQLTDEGLYELETAEIAKLVERQREIGLRVVTDGEFRRSWWHLDFFLGVEGTEKIDLNAAAGRIDAKQRAETFRISERISFGRHPMLRHFESLRLQAGDAVPKMTIPAPSLFHFVQRYNGGGAYDNDEDLFADIVRVYRDAIRAFYDAGCRYLQLDDTAWGTLCSLLHRTQLRSQGTDPDTLAAQYVKLINDSIAERPADMTIALHVCRGNFHSTWFASGGYEPVAEALFGGCRVDAFFLEYDNERAGGFEPLRFIREQFVVLGLVTTKHGGLESKDVLKAQIAEAAAFVPLGQLCLSTQCGFASTEEGNLLTEEEQWDKLRLVAETAAEVWPD, encoded by the coding sequence ATGCAAAGTCCAGTGATCGGCACAACCAGAACGTCGCCGCCTTTTCGCTGCGATCTCGTGGGCAGCTTCCTGCGTCCGCCTGAGCTGCTCGAAGCCCGGCGGCTGCATCGGGAAGGGCAACTGACGGACGAAGGACTGTACGAGCTTGAGACGGCGGAAATCGCCAAGCTTGTGGAGCGGCAGCGGGAAATCGGGCTGCGCGTCGTCACCGACGGCGAATTCCGCCGTTCGTGGTGGCATCTCGATTTCTTTCTCGGGGTCGAAGGCACGGAGAAAATCGACCTGAACGCTGCCGCGGGACGTATCGATGCCAAACAGCGCGCGGAGACGTTCCGCATCTCGGAGCGCATCTCGTTCGGCCGGCATCCCATGCTGCGGCATTTCGAATCGCTGCGCCTGCAGGCGGGGGACGCGGTGCCCAAGATGACTATTCCCGCGCCGTCGCTGTTCCATTTTGTGCAGCGCTACAACGGCGGAGGCGCGTACGACAACGACGAAGATTTGTTCGCCGACATCGTCCGGGTGTACCGGGACGCCATTCGCGCTTTTTACGACGCGGGCTGCCGGTATCTTCAGCTCGACGATACCGCCTGGGGTACGCTGTGCAGCCTGCTGCACCGGACGCAGCTGCGCAGCCAGGGCACCGACCCGGACACGCTTGCGGCGCAATACGTCAAGCTGATCAACGATTCGATCGCCGAACGTCCGGCCGACATGACGATCGCCCTGCATGTCTGCCGCGGCAATTTTCATTCGACATGGTTCGCTTCGGGAGGCTACGAGCCGGTAGCGGAAGCGTTGTTCGGCGGCTGCCGGGTCGATGCTTTCTTCCTCGAATACGATAACGAACGCGCCGGCGGCTTCGAGCCGCTCCGCTTCATCCGGGAACAGTTCGTCGTGCTCGGCCTCGTGACGACGAAGCACGGCGGGCTGGAGAGCAAAGACGTGCTGAAGGCACAAATTGCCGAAGCGGCCGCTTTCGTGCCGCTCGGGCAGCTGTGCCTGAGCACGCAGTGCGGCTTTGCTTCGACGGAGGAAGGCAATCTGCTCACCGAAGAAGAACAGTGGGACAAGCTTCGGCTCGTGGCCGAGACGGCCGCGGAAGTGTGGCCGGACTGA
- a CDS encoding DinB family protein, with translation MTNRDTIGIQLRACRNENGWFTSMAAAVKGLTQKQADWKSNEEMNSVHEIVRHLDFYNHRYLKRFQGEEVPEFAGDNDDTFDPEPNVEGTWQEALAAYDATLSEWIDGIEQADDDKFGKWASDLSHLTIHNAYHIGQIVFIRKQQGSWDKKYGVS, from the coding sequence ATGACTAACCGCGACACGATAGGCATTCAACTGCGGGCCTGCCGCAACGAAAACGGATGGTTCACGTCCATGGCCGCCGCGGTCAAAGGACTGACGCAGAAACAGGCCGATTGGAAAAGCAACGAAGAAATGAATAGCGTGCACGAAATCGTGCGGCATCTGGATTTTTACAACCATCGTTATCTCAAAAGGTTTCAGGGGGAAGAAGTGCCGGAATTCGCGGGAGACAACGACGATACGTTTGATCCGGAGCCGAACGTGGAAGGTACCTGGCAGGAAGCGCTCGCCGCTTACGACGCCACGTTAAGCGAGTGGATCGACGGGATCGAGCAGGCCGACGACGACAAGTTCGGCAAATGGGCAAGCGATCTGTCCCACCTGACGATCCATAACGCGTACCATATCGGCCAAATCGTGTTTATTCGCAAGCAGCAGGGTTCGTGGGATAAAAAGTACGGCGTCAGTTGA
- a CDS encoding DUF4362 domain-containing protein — protein MSIWIKSAAVVLLFALGACSAEQAAPSEPVSSPFARVPDIVPIKPGTSPEPAGERIIAYRYIPFGELREFVTLEQREDAAAFREAIKRAKPASSGQRRSEVPADYGIRLVVDGEEKTYLLWLGSSGGGPGIVEDLQDRDARYVLGSEDRQDLYDRIEATRYDSERAEKNGDIVQTYGRVIHMETWTDFVQNVDSGRSDSVQFTGYTIEGDPIFNNLSYDGSHIYYAHDNSHDSFGLPAKPSYTCEKIITQPLDVKRGGPGILYRLDGCTGASKDASKETSAQQFWFPVPDSTVTGNPAPVKAAGNPGLGQTVSDVYVRLEGDEARQMFRRPRS, from the coding sequence ATGTCGATTTGGATCAAATCTGCTGCCGTCGTTCTGCTGTTTGCGCTCGGTGCCTGTTCGGCGGAACAAGCGGCCCCGTCCGAGCCGGTCTCGTCGCCATTCGCGCGCGTGCCGGATATAGTCCCGATCAAGCCGGGCACCAGTCCCGAGCCGGCGGGGGAGCGCATAATCGCGTACCGGTATATTCCGTTCGGCGAACTGCGCGAATTCGTGACGCTTGAACAGCGTGAAGACGCGGCCGCGTTCCGGGAAGCGATCAAGCGGGCGAAGCCGGCTTCGTCCGGGCAGCGGCGCAGCGAAGTGCCGGCCGATTACGGCATTCGGCTCGTAGTGGACGGCGAGGAGAAAACGTATTTGCTCTGGCTCGGAAGCTCCGGCGGGGGGCCGGGGATCGTGGAAGATCTGCAAGACCGCGATGCCCGTTACGTGCTCGGTTCCGAAGACCGTCAAGATCTGTATGATCGGATCGAAGCGACACGTTACGATTCGGAGAGGGCGGAGAAGAACGGAGACATCGTTCAGACGTATGGGCGCGTGATCCATATGGAGACGTGGACCGATTTTGTGCAAAACGTGGACAGCGGACGCTCCGATTCGGTGCAGTTCACGGGCTACACGATCGAAGGCGATCCGATCTTCAACAATTTGAGTTACGACGGCAGCCATATTTATTATGCCCATGACAACAGTCACGATTCATTCGGCCTTCCCGCCAAACCATCCTACACGTGCGAGAAGATCATTACCCAACCGCTGGACGTCAAAAGAGGCGGACCGGGCATCCTGTATCGGCTGGACGGCTGCACCGGCGCTTCCAAAGATGCTTCCAAAGAAACTTCCGCCCAACAATTCTGGTTCCCGGTACCCGACAGCACGGTGACGGGTAATCCGGCCCCCGTTAAGGCTGCGGGCAATCCCGGACTCGGCCAAACGGTCTCCGACGTGTACGTTCGATTGGAGGGTGACGAAGCGCGGCAGATGTTCCGCCGGCCTCGTTCTTAA
- a CDS encoding assimilatory sulfite reductase (NADPH) flavoprotein subunit: MELNATNSPFNDQQAELLNRLLPTLNGHQRIWLTGYLSAQAASPTLEAPAAQAPTATVAAEAAPQAPAAPAAPREVTVLFGSQTGNGSGLAKKLAKRLEEQQVKADVLSMSDFKPNNLKKIENLLIIVSTHGEGEPPDNAISFHEFLHSKRAPKLDSLNYSVLSLGDTSYEFFCQTGKDFDGRLAELGASRLAERADCDVDFDETAGEWMKAVTEALSATPAAAASAADSAAPLSADPESEYSRSYPFRAEVLENVNLNGRGSARETRHLELSLEGSGLVYEPGDSLGVYPHNHPRLVDEIIAEMGWDAQENVNTGKNGSAPLREALYEYFEITVLTKPLLEQAAKLTGSEKLARLVSPEAAAELREYVGSRDLLDLIRDFGLQGRPAAELTGILRKIPARLYSIASSPQATPDEVHLTVRSVRYAGGGRDRYGVCSVQMAERLEPGDSLPVFVQHNPNFKLPQNPDTPIILIGPGTGVAPFRSFLAEREETGARGQSWLFYGDQHFATDFLYQVEWQRWIKDGVLSRMDVAFSRDTEEKVYVQHRMLERSRELYEWIDGGAAVYVCGDEKHMAHDVHSALETIIAQGGGLSPEQASEYLLRMQQEKRYQRDVY; this comes from the coding sequence GTGGAATTGAACGCAACCAACAGCCCATTTAACGACCAACAGGCGGAACTGCTGAACCGCCTGCTTCCTACATTGAACGGACATCAGCGCATCTGGTTGACCGGTTATTTGTCGGCCCAGGCCGCGAGCCCGACGCTTGAAGCGCCGGCAGCGCAAGCTCCGACCGCGACCGTGGCCGCCGAAGCCGCGCCGCAGGCTCCCGCCGCTCCGGCGGCGCCGCGCGAAGTCACCGTCTTGTTCGGCTCGCAGACCGGCAACGGCAGCGGCCTGGCGAAGAAGCTGGCGAAGCGCCTCGAAGAGCAGCAGGTCAAAGCGGACGTGCTGTCGATGTCCGATTTCAAGCCGAACAACTTGAAGAAGATCGAAAACCTGCTTATTATCGTCAGCACCCACGGCGAAGGCGAGCCGCCGGACAACGCCATTTCGTTCCATGAATTTCTGCACAGCAAGCGCGCGCCGAAGCTGGACAGCCTGAACTATTCCGTCCTGTCGCTCGGCGACACGTCGTACGAGTTCTTCTGCCAGACAGGCAAAGACTTCGACGGACGCCTGGCCGAGCTTGGCGCTTCGCGCCTCGCCGAGCGGGCCGACTGCGACGTGGACTTCGACGAGACGGCCGGCGAATGGATGAAAGCCGTGACGGAAGCGCTCAGCGCGACCCCGGCGGCCGCCGCTTCCGCGGCCGATTCGGCGGCACCGCTCAGCGCCGATCCGGAATCGGAATACTCGCGCAGCTATCCGTTTCGCGCGGAAGTGCTGGAGAACGTGAATCTGAACGGCCGCGGCTCCGCCCGCGAGACGCGTCATTTGGAACTGTCGCTGGAAGGCTCCGGCCTGGTCTACGAACCGGGCGACAGCCTGGGCGTCTATCCGCATAACCATCCGCGCCTCGTGGACGAGATCATCGCGGAGATGGGCTGGGATGCACAGGAGAACGTGAATACCGGCAAGAACGGTTCCGCTCCGCTGCGCGAAGCACTGTACGAATACTTCGAGATCACCGTGCTGACCAAGCCGCTGCTGGAACAGGCCGCGAAGCTTACGGGCAGCGAGAAGCTTGCGCGGTTGGTGTCGCCGGAAGCCGCGGCTGAACTGCGCGAGTACGTCGGCAGCCGCGACCTGCTCGACCTGATCCGCGACTTCGGGCTTCAAGGCCGCCCGGCGGCCGAACTGACGGGCATTTTGCGCAAAATCCCCGCCCGGTTGTATTCGATCGCGAGCAGCCCGCAGGCGACGCCGGACGAAGTGCATTTGACCGTCCGGAGCGTACGCTACGCCGGCGGCGGACGCGACCGCTACGGCGTGTGCTCCGTGCAGATGGCCGAACGCCTGGAACCGGGCGACAGCCTGCCGGTATTCGTCCAGCACAATCCGAACTTCAAGCTGCCGCAGAACCCGGATACGCCGATCATCCTGATCGGGCCGGGCACGGGCGTCGCGCCGTTCCGGTCGTTCCTCGCCGAGCGCGAAGAGACCGGCGCCCGCGGCCAGAGTTGGCTGTTCTACGGCGACCAGCATTTTGCGACCGACTTCCTGTACCAGGTCGAATGGCAGCGCTGGATCAAAGACGGCGTGCTGAGCCGGATGGACGTTGCTTTTTCCCGCGATACGGAAGAGAAGGTATACGTGCAGCACCGCATGCTTGAGCGAAGCCGGGAACTGTACGAATGGATCGACGGCGGAGCCGCGGTCTACGTCTGCGGCGACGAGAAGCATATGGCGCACGACGTGCATTCGGCGCTCGAGACGATCATCGCGCAGGGCGGGGGACTCAGTCCCGAACAGGCTTCGGAATATCTGCTGCGCATGCAGCAGGAGAAGCGCTACCAGCGCGACGTGTATTGA
- a CDS encoding helix-turn-helix transcriptional regulator produces MDTHTLQDPAVKIRWAAYKNTSGGWSDIRRNTSVHSLYWIRAGSGRFESERGCYEAQRGELLYLEPGLSMKMAALGGRDLHMAMVLFDAAELSDADGRWPAPARIPRFDLPHRSEWDGERAIELDTAIGRIIERWTLGTPVAEREAGAALLDLLDRLHTGNAPEPGKARALFERGLTLLGQRFAEPLTTGQLAGELHVSVSHLRKLFVHHAGVTPKQMLSRLRLRQAERYLLYTDLTLHAIAGSCGYGDEFHFSRTFKKHKGLSPSAFRRRAKEDGPPDPDV; encoded by the coding sequence ATGGACACGCACACGCTGCAAGACCCGGCCGTCAAAATCCGCTGGGCCGCCTACAAAAACACGTCCGGGGGATGGAGCGATATCCGCCGGAATACTTCGGTCCATAGTCTGTACTGGATTCGCGCAGGCAGCGGCCGCTTCGAATCGGAGAGAGGCTGCTACGAAGCACAGCGCGGGGAACTGTTGTATCTGGAGCCGGGATTGAGCATGAAAATGGCCGCCCTGGGCGGCCGGGACCTGCATATGGCGATGGTGCTGTTCGATGCCGCGGAGCTGTCGGACGCGGACGGGCGTTGGCCCGCCCCGGCGCGTATTCCGCGCTTCGATCTGCCGCACCGCTCGGAGTGGGACGGCGAGCGGGCGATCGAACTCGATACGGCGATCGGCCGGATCATCGAACGGTGGACGCTTGGCACGCCGGTAGCGGAGAGGGAAGCCGGCGCCGCGCTGCTCGACCTGCTTGACCGGCTGCACACCGGAAACGCGCCGGAACCCGGCAAAGCCCGCGCCTTGTTCGAACGCGGTCTGACCCTCCTCGGCCAGCGCTTCGCCGAGCCGCTGACGACGGGACAGCTGGCTGGCGAACTGCATGTATCGGTGTCGCATCTGCGCAAACTGTTTGTGCACCATGCCGGCGTCACGCCCAAACAGATGCTGTCGCGGCTTCGGCTGCGGCAGGCCGAGCGTTATCTGCTCTATACCGACCTGACGCTGCACGCGATTGCCGGGTCGTGCGGCTACGGCGACGAGTTCCATTTCAGCCGCACGTTCAAAAAGCATAAAGGTCTCTCGCCCTCGGCTTTTCGCCGCCGGGCGAAAGAAGACGGACCGCCGGATCCGGACGTTTAA
- a CDS encoding glycoside hydrolase family 2 protein → MIRLFDTHEVRPIKELEGLWEFQPVSRQGEVPERMAYRLPVPGCWETHPEFGTYRGVGLYRRTFRIAHRTNLRLAFKGVSHTADVYLDGELVAHHHNAYTAFDTVVRQVEPGEHEIRLYADNSFGEHSALHIPNDYYTYGGPIRPVLLEEIGDVYIERVAFWPEWKDGIWHGRWKATVRNLADTAQTTELELGLEGAKPHGGERLRAALRIEAGESVTVERTAAYPAAEAWNPDLPVLYTLRALLLEKEPGGAKRAVDDWIDRIGFRCIDTEGGRLRVNGRNVRLQGVNRHEDHARSGAALSFADMLHDLELIRDLGCNAVRTSHYPSDERFLDLCDEFGLLVWEENHARGLTEEQMRQPNFRRQSEDVTREMVEQHVNRPSIVIWAVLNECASDTLYGRSIYESELALIRELDPSRPRTFASHHRERDLCLDLADIVSLNLYPGWYTDEDPGRLMHQAAEWAERLGGPGKALIFSEFGADGYYGFRSRERVKGSEERQCDILGDNLRAYLAEDSPLTGVFVWQFGDCRVTEATGWLLSRGCTRNSKGLVDGYRRPKLAYDTVRAHFRGQPDGALR, encoded by the coding sequence ATGATTCGATTGTTCGACACGCACGAGGTCCGTCCGATCAAAGAACTGGAAGGACTGTGGGAATTTCAGCCGGTGAGCCGGCAGGGGGAAGTGCCGGAGCGGATGGCGTACCGACTGCCCGTGCCGGGCTGCTGGGAGACCCATCCCGAATTCGGCACTTACCGGGGCGTCGGATTGTACCGGCGCACCTTCCGCATCGCGCACCGCACGAATCTGCGTCTGGCGTTCAAAGGCGTCAGCCACACGGCGGACGTCTATCTGGACGGCGAGCTTGTCGCGCATCATCACAATGCCTACACCGCGTTCGACACGGTCGTGCGGCAGGTCGAACCGGGCGAGCACGAGATTCGGCTGTACGCGGACAATTCGTTCGGCGAACATTCCGCGCTGCATATTCCGAACGACTACTACACGTACGGAGGCCCGATCCGGCCGGTGCTGCTGGAAGAGATCGGGGACGTATATATCGAACGCGTCGCGTTCTGGCCGGAGTGGAAGGACGGAATCTGGCACGGGCGCTGGAAAGCGACGGTGCGCAATCTCGCGGATACTGCGCAGACGACCGAACTGGAGCTGGGACTGGAAGGGGCGAAGCCTCACGGCGGCGAACGGCTGCGCGCGGCGCTGCGGATCGAAGCGGGCGAGAGCGTGACGGTGGAGCGGACGGCGGCTTATCCGGCGGCCGAAGCCTGGAATCCGGACTTGCCGGTACTGTATACGCTGCGGGCTCTTTTGCTTGAAAAAGAACCGGGCGGCGCAAAAAGGGCAGTCGATGACTGGATCGACCGGATCGGCTTCCGGTGCATCGATACCGAAGGCGGACGGCTGCGGGTGAACGGGCGGAACGTGAGGCTTCAAGGGGTGAACCGCCACGAAGACCATGCGCGTTCGGGCGCGGCGCTGTCTTTTGCCGATATGCTGCACGATCTTGAACTGATCCGCGATCTGGGCTGCAACGCGGTGCGGACGAGCCATTATCCGAGCGACGAACGGTTTCTCGATCTGTGCGACGAATTCGGGCTGCTCGTCTGGGAAGAGAACCACGCCCGCGGACTGACGGAAGAGCAGATGCGCCAGCCGAATTTCCGGCGGCAGAGCGAAGACGTGACGCGGGAAATGGTCGAGCAGCATGTCAACCGTCCGTCGATCGTCATCTGGGCGGTGTTGAATGAATGTGCAAGCGACACCTTGTACGGAAGAAGCATCTACGAGAGCGAACTTGCGCTGATCCGCGAACTCGATCCTTCCCGTCCGCGAACGTTCGCTTCGCATCACCGGGAACGGGATCTCTGCCTCGATCTGGCGGATATTGTCTCGCTTAATCTGTATCCCGGCTGGTACACGGACGAAGATCCGGGCCGGCTGATGCATCAGGCGGCGGAATGGGCCGAGCGGCTCGGCGGCCCTGGCAAAGCGCTCATTTTCAGCGAATTCGGCGCCGACGGCTATTACGGCTTCCGCAGCCGCGAACGCGTTAAAGGTTCGGAAGAGCGGCAGTGCGACATTCTCGGCGACAATCTGCGCGCTTACCTGGCTGAAGATTCGCCGCTGACCGGCGTATTCGTCTGGCAGTTCGGCGACTGCCGCGTGACGGAGGCGACCGGCTGGCTGCTCAGCCGCGGCTGTACCCGCAACAGCAAAGGGCTGGTGGACGGCTACCGCCGGCCGAAGCTTGCATACGACACGGTACGGGCGCATTTTCGCGGACAGCCGGACGGGGCGCTGCGCTAG
- a CDS encoding LysR family transcriptional regulator: MTLQQLRYAIEVAGCGSINEAAKRLFISQPSLSNAIKDLEQELGITIFDRTNRGITLSADGVEFMAHARQIVEQAELLEGRYKNKRRSSVHFSVSTQHYAFASEAFSALMEGSGELEYAFSLRETQTSEIIEDVRTLRSDLGILYLCDRNARVMNKMFSDGSLKFTPLFNTRPHIFIGLTHPLARREIVTVEDLPPYPYITFDQGESSSLHFSEELLNLPEAGRSVKVNDRATLSGLLAGTHSYTVGTGILAAELDGTVLKSVPVETDELFTIGWIAHKDRRLSPIAASYINLLNDLVARRYFAANQFLF, encoded by the coding sequence TTGACTTTACAGCAGCTCAGGTATGCGATCGAGGTGGCAGGCTGCGGCTCGATCAACGAGGCGGCCAAACGCCTGTTCATCTCGCAGCCGAGTCTGTCCAACGCGATCAAGGACCTGGAGCAGGAACTCGGCATTACCATTTTCGACCGTACCAACCGGGGCATCACGCTGTCCGCGGACGGCGTTGAATTTATGGCGCACGCCCGGCAGATCGTCGAACAGGCGGAACTGCTGGAAGGCCGTTACAAAAACAAGCGGCGCAGCAGCGTGCATTTCTCCGTCTCGACCCAGCATTACGCGTTCGCTTCCGAAGCGTTCTCCGCTCTGATGGAAGGAAGCGGCGAGCTGGAATACGCGTTTTCGCTGCGAGAAACCCAGACGTCGGAGATTATCGAAGACGTGCGGACGCTGCGCAGCGATCTCGGCATCTTGTATTTGTGCGACCGCAACGCCAGAGTCATGAACAAGATGTTCAGCGACGGCAGCCTCAAGTTTACGCCGTTGTTCAATACCCGCCCGCATATCTTTATCGGGCTGACGCATCCGCTGGCGCGCCGGGAGATTGTGACGGTCGAGGATCTGCCCCCTTATCCGTATATCACGTTCGATCAGGGAGAAAGCAGCTCGCTGCATTTCTCGGAAGAACTGCTGAACCTGCCGGAAGCGGGACGCAGCGTCAAGGTTAATGACCGCGCTACGCTGTCGGGACTGCTGGCGGGCACGCACAGCTATACGGTCGGTACGGGCATTCTCGCCGCCGAACTCGACGGAACGGTGCTCAAGTCGGTGCCGGTCGAGACGGACGAGCTGTTCACGATCGGCTGGATCGCGCACAAAGACCGAAGACTGAGTCCGATCGCGGCTTCTTATATCAATCTGCTGAACGACCTGGTCGCCCGGCGCTATTTCGCGGCGAACCAGTTTTTGTTCTGA
- a CDS encoding diguanylate cyclase domain-containing protein — protein MIKIRTFLALIFVAFVILLSVTFGSLLSSRSTQAIEEEIGVSLAGTAYQMSDKLDNFMWSRSGEVKLLTQLQPLKRANDPQAIQTLLNQLQSSFPAFSWIGFMNTQGEVLAGTNGILVGKNIAERPVFAEGIKGSFVGDVHEAVLLAKLLPNPSGEPLQFVDMSYAVKNDAGETVGVLAAHLSWEWAREVERTLLQPQTDHDHAFELFVVSQKDNTVLLGPEGWAGRELKLGSVDRARTGDNSWALEKWPDGERHLTGYAYGDGYLDYAGLGWTVLVRQPESVAFAPVDKLRQDIVWAGLIAAVLFAGLGLLTAEFISRPIRQLTRAADRIRLGGAPDIPQTKGFADIRSLSHSLRSLLDSLLRTENALGHMQNAALRDQLTELPNRLALERYLEETIEAFDPSRETLSFMYLDLDGFKKVNDTFGHQVGDLLLKKVAKRLQTTTRPGNIAVRLGGDEFLLISRSPVQQAHAEAERLAGEVLKLINNPFIVGMNQLSIGCSIGVAFYNRDTDSVTDVIHTADECLYLSKKAGKNRVTFHGRDTTAS, from the coding sequence ATGATTAAAATCAGAACGTTTTTGGCCTTGATCTTCGTGGCTTTCGTCATTCTGCTCAGCGTCACGTTCGGCTCGCTGCTCAGCAGCCGTTCCACGCAGGCGATCGAAGAAGAAATCGGCGTGTCGCTCGCCGGAACCGCTTACCAGATGTCGGACAAGCTGGACAACTTCATGTGGTCGCGGTCCGGCGAAGTCAAGCTGCTGACGCAGCTGCAGCCGCTCAAGCGGGCGAATGATCCGCAGGCGATCCAGACGCTGCTCAACCAGCTGCAATCGAGCTTCCCCGCTTTTTCTTGGATCGGCTTCATGAATACGCAGGGCGAAGTGCTGGCGGGCACGAACGGCATTCTGGTCGGGAAAAATATCGCCGAGCGGCCCGTGTTCGCGGAAGGCATCAAAGGTTCGTTCGTCGGCGACGTGCACGAAGCGGTGCTGCTGGCGAAGCTGCTGCCCAATCCGAGCGGCGAGCCGCTGCAGTTCGTGGACATGAGCTACGCGGTCAAGAACGACGCCGGCGAAACGGTAGGCGTGCTGGCCGCGCATCTCAGTTGGGAATGGGCCCGGGAAGTCGAGCGCACGCTGCTGCAGCCGCAGACCGACCATGACCATGCGTTCGAACTGTTCGTCGTCAGCCAGAAGGACAATACGGTACTGCTCGGGCCGGAAGGCTGGGCCGGACGCGAACTCAAGCTCGGCAGCGTGGACCGCGCGCGGACCGGGGACAATTCTTGGGCGCTGGAGAAATGGCCCGACGGCGAACGCCATCTGACGGGCTATGCCTACGGCGACGGCTACCTCGATTACGCCGGGCTCGGCTGGACCGTGCTCGTGCGGCAGCCCGAATCGGTCGCGTTCGCCCCGGTCGACAAGCTGCGGCAGGATATCGTCTGGGCCGGCCTGATCGCCGCCGTGCTGTTCGCCGGACTCGGCCTGCTGACCGCGGAATTCATCTCACGTCCGATCCGCCAGCTGACGCGGGCCGCGGACCGTATACGCCTCGGCGGAGCGCCGGACATTCCGCAAACGAAAGGCTTCGCCGATATTCGCAGCCTCTCGCATTCGCTGCGCAGCCTGCTCGATTCCCTGCTGCGGACCGAAAATGCGCTGGGACATATGCAAAACGCCGCGCTGCGCGACCAGCTGACGGAGCTGCCGAACCGGCTGGCGCTGGAGCGCTACCTCGAAGAGACGATCGAAGCATTCGACCCTTCCCGCGAGACGCTGAGCTTCATGTATCTGGACCTTGACGGCTTCAAAAAAGTCAATGACACGTTCGGCCACCAGGTCGGCGACCTGCTGCTCAAAAAAGTCGCCAAACGCCTGCAAACGACGACGCGCCCCGGCAATATCGCCGTGCGGCTCGGCGGCGACGAATTCCTGCTGATCTCGCGCAGTCCCGTTCAGCAGGCCCATGCCGAAGCGGAACGGCTCGCCGGCGAAGTGCTGAAGCTGATCAACAATCCGTTTATCGTGGGCATGAACCAGCTGTCGATCGGATGCAGCATCGGCGTCGCGTTCTACAATCGGGATACCGACAGCGTTACCGACGTTATCCATACGGCCGACGAATGTCTGTACCTGTCCAAAAAAGCGGGCAAAAACCGGGTCACGTTCCATGGACGGGACACGACCGCAAGCTGA
- a CDS encoding 5-methyltetrahydropteroyltriglutamate--homocysteine S-methyltransferase, which yields MSTVFEQATQRDTVPFRHDIVGSFLRPQAIKDARAKFAAGEIGAAELRQVEDEEIVKLVAKQKEVGLKGVTDGEFRRSWWHLDFFWGLGGVDKKASDTGYLFHGVESRAETALLTGKVGEGAKHPMVEDFKFLCKAAGDDVVARQTIPAPAQLLFELFRGDNIKTVDEFYPNRQDLYTDVGTAYRDAILAFYEAGCRNIQLDDCTWGALSDRQFRAMQEEAGVDINEMAKGFLYVNNLAIENLPADLVVTTHVCRGNFKSTYAGEGGGYDPIAEILFGGSNVSAFYLEYDSERAGGFEPLKHVKNQQVVLGLFSSKFGELEDKAQIFKRIEEAAQYVDINQLCVSPQCGFASTEEGNVLTEEQQWAKLRFVKEVADEVWG from the coding sequence ATGAGTACCGTATTCGAGCAAGCGACCCAAAGAGACACCGTTCCTTTCCGGCATGACATCGTAGGCAGCTTCCTGCGTCCGCAGGCGATCAAAGACGCGCGCGCCAAGTTCGCGGCGGGCGAGATCGGCGCGGCCGAACTGCGCCAAGTCGAGGACGAAGAGATCGTCAAGCTTGTCGCAAAGCAAAAAGAAGTGGGACTCAAAGGCGTCACCGACGGCGAATTCCGCCGTTCGTGGTGGCATCTGGACTTCTTCTGGGGACTCGGCGGCGTCGACAAAAAAGCGTCCGATACGGGCTATCTGTTTCACGGCGTGGAATCCCGCGCGGAGACGGCGCTGCTGACCGGCAAAGTCGGCGAAGGCGCGAAGCATCCGATGGTCGAAGACTTCAAGTTTCTGTGCAAAGCGGCCGGCGACGACGTCGTGGCCCGCCAGACGATTCCGGCTCCGGCCCAACTGCTGTTCGAGCTGTTCCGTGGCGACAATATCAAGACGGTCGACGAGTTTTATCCGAACCGTCAGGATCTGTACACCGACGTGGGCACCGCTTACCGCGACGCGATCCTCGCTTTCTACGAGGCAGGCTGCCGCAACATCCAGCTTGACGACTGCACGTGGGGCGCGCTAAGCGACCGTCAGTTCCGCGCGATGCAGGAAGAAGCGGGCGTGGACATCAACGAAATGGCCAAAGGCTTTCTGTACGTCAACAACCTGGCGATCGAGAACCTGCCGGCCGACCTCGTCGTGACGACGCATGTCTGCCGCGGCAACTTCAAATCGACGTATGCCGGCGAAGGCGGCGGCTACGATCCGATCGCGGAGATTCTGTTCGGCGGCTCCAACGTGTCGGCCTTCTACCTGGAATACGACAGCGAACGCGCCGGCGGCTTCGAACCGCTGAAGCACGTGAAGAACCAGCAGGTCGTGCTGGGCCTGTTCAGCTCCAAGTTCGGCGAGCTGGAAGACAAGGCGCAGATCTTCAAGCGGATCGAAGAAGCGGCGCAGTACGTCGACATCAACCAACTGTGCGTCAGCCCGCAGTGCGGCTTCGCTTCGACGGAAGAAGGCAACGTCCTGACCGAAGAGCAGCAGTGGGCCAAGCTGCGCTTCGTCAAGGAAGTCGCCGACGAAGTGTGGGGCTGA